A DNA window from Arachis duranensis cultivar V14167 chromosome 3, aradu.V14167.gnm2.J7QH, whole genome shotgun sequence contains the following coding sequences:
- the LOC107480229 gene encoding callose synthase 5 → MSQLDRVMPPPTLVRRGSRSASTTFNMEVFDNEVVPSSLASISPILRVANEIEAERPRVAYLCRFYAFEKAHRLDQTSTGRGVRQFKTLLRQRLERDNATSLPSRVKKTDAREIQAYYQQYYEHYVRTLDQADQADRAQLSKAYQTAGVLFEVLCAVNKTEKVEEVAPEIIAAARDVQEKKEIYTPYNILPLDSAGASLPIMQLEEIKAAVSALWNTQGLNWPSSFEQQRQRTGDLDLLDWLKAMFGFQRDNVRNQREHLILLLANSHIRLHPKPEPLNMLDDRAVDEVMKKLFKNYKKWCKFLGRKHSLRLPQGQQEVQQRKLLYMGLYLLIWGEASNVRFMPECLCYIFHNMAYELHGLMAGNVSIVTGENIKPSYGGDEEAFLRKVITPLYRVIDTEAKRSRNGTAPHSAWCNYDDLNEYFWSPDCFSLGWPMRDDGEFFKSTNDWGRKGVPRKSGKTGKSNFVETRSFWHLFRSFDRLWTFFILGLQVMFIIAWDEISLMDIFQKDVLFNLSSIFITASILRLLQSILDLLLNFPGYHRWKFTDVLRNILKVIVSLCWAIILSVFYVHAIKGAPQALKQLLSFLDQIEGNPPLYIFAVASYMLPNLLAAILFLFPMLRRWIENSDWHIVRLFLWWSQPRIYVGRGMHESQFALLKYTIFWVILLASKFAFSYFVQIIPLIEPTKLIMAIKHVDYGWHEFYPDARNNYSAVIALWAPVLMVYFMDAQIWYAVFSTLYGGIIGAFDRLGEIHTMSMLRSRFQSLPGAFNTYLVPSQKKQGKKFSFSKKFDEISASRRSEAAKFAQLWNEIVCSFREEDLISDRQELKANVFSCSYLASITFSLILICYAHHLLLSACIIQGNGPFAGSLLFRFSSENNSVATVFACKQALDMATQFRGKDSDLWKRISADQYMKCAVIECYQSLKHVLHDLVVGENEKRVRFHYGHPDVFDRIFHFTRGGFSKASRGINLSEDIFAGFNSTLRRGNVTHHEYIQVGKGRDVGLNQISLFEAKVACGNGEQTLSRDIYRLGHRFDFFRMLSFYFTTVGFYVSSMAVSLTVYAFLYGKLYLSLSGFENAIVKLAKRRGDDPLKEAMASQSLVQIGLLMTLPMVMEIGLERGFRTAIGDLIIMQLQLAPVFFTFSLGSKMHYFGRTLLHGGAKYRATGRGFVVRHEKFAENYRMYSRSHFVKGLELAVLLMCYKLYGSAAPDSTAYLLLSGSMWFLVCSWLFSPFLFNPSGFEWQKIVEDWDDWTKWMNSGGGIGVPATKSWESWWNEEQEHLQFTGLLGRTSEVILALRFFVYQYGIVYHLNIARGDKSIMVYGLSWLVIVAVMIILKIVSMGRKKFSADFQLIFRLLKLLLFIGSIVALVLMFTLLSLTVQDILRSLLAFLPTGWALIQISQACRPLVKAIGMWGSVKALSRGYEYVMGLLIFGPVAILAWFPFVSEFQTRLLFNQAFSRGLQIQRILAGGKKHK, encoded by the exons GATAATGCAACTAGTCTTCCCTCTCGAGTTAAGAAGACAGATGCAAGAGAAATCCAGGCTTACTATCAGCAATACTATGAACATTATGTCAGAACTCTTGATCAAGCTGATCAGGCAGACAG AGCCCAGCTCAGTAAAGCTTATCAGACTGCCGGGGTGCTTTTTGAAGTACTTTGTGCTGTTAATAAGACTGAGAAAGTCGAAGAAGTAGCTCCTGAG ATTATCGCGGCTGCCAGAGATGTCCAGGAAAAAAAGGAAATTTATACACCTTATAATATCCTTCCTCTGGATTCTGCTGGTGCTTCTCTACCCATTATGCAACTTGAAGAG ATTAAAGCTGCTGTTTCTGCGCTATGGAACACACAAGGCTTGAACTGGCCTAGTTCTTTCGAGCAACAAAGACAGAGAACAGGAGACCTAGACTTGCTTGATTGGCTTAAAGCCATGTTTGGTTTCCAG AGAGACAACGTCAGGAATCAGAGAGAGCATTTGATTCTGCTTCTTGCTAATTCTCATATAAGGCTACACCCTAAACCTGAGCCTCTAAACATG CTCGATGATCGTGCTGTTGATGAAGTGATGAAAAAGCTTTttaagaattataaaaaatggtGCAAATTCTTGGGACGAAAACATAGTTTACG ACTTCCTCAAGGTCAGCAAGAGGTGCAACAGAGGAAGTTGCTTTATATGGGCTTGTACCTTCTCATCTGGGGTGAGGCGTCCAATGTTCGCTTCATGCCTGAGTGCCTATGCTACATATTTCACAAC ATGGCATATGAACTACACGGTCTAATGGCTGGAAATGTCAGCATTGTTACGGGTGAAAATATCAAACCTTCTTATGGTGGTGATGAAGAGGCATTTCTCCGCAAGGTTATAACTCCCCTCTACCGAGTAATAGACACG GAAGCCAAGAGGAGCAGAAATGGAACGGCTCCTCACTCAGCATGGTGCAACTATGATGATCTAAATGAGTATTTCTG GTCACCTGATTGCTTTTCTCTTGGATGGCCAATGCGTGATGATGGTGAATTTTTTAAATCGACAAATGATTGG GGAAGAAAGGGTGTTCCAAGAAAATCTGGAAAAACAGGGAAATCAAATTTTGTTGAGACGCGATCATTCTGGCACCTCTTCCGCAGTTTTGATAGACTTTGGACCTTTTTTATACTGGGTTTAcag GTGATGTTCATTATTGCATGGGACGAGATTTCACTGATGGATATCTTTCAGAAGGATGTCTTATTTAATCTCTCTAGTATATTCATCACAGCATCCATTCTTCGCTTACTTCAAA GTATCCTAGACCTGCTCCTGAACTTTCCAGGCTATCATCGGTGGAAATTCACTGATGTGCTAAGAAATATTCTTAAAGTCATTGTCAGTCTTTGTTGGGCTATCATTCTTTCGGTCTTCTATGTGCATGCCATCAAGGGTGCCCCTCAAGCTCTCAAGCAGCTGCTTTCCTTTCTTGATCAAATAGAGGGCAATCCACCGTTGTATATCTTTGCAGTTGCATCGTATATGCTTCCAAATTTACTAGCAGCTATACTCTTTCTTTTCCCAATGCTCAGGCGTTGGATTGAAAACTCAGACTGGCACATAGTTAGACTCTTCTTGTGGTGGTCTCAG CCAAGGATATATGTTGGAAGAGGAATGCACGAAAGCCAATTTGCTCTCCTAAA GTACACTATTTTCTGGGTCATACTATTGGCTTCCAAATTTGCGTTCAGCTATTTTGTCCAA ATAATACCTCTGATTGAGCCAACAAAGTTAATAATGGCCATTAAACATGTTGACTATGGTTGGCACGAGTTTTACCCCGATG CTCGAAATAACTATAGCGCAGTTATTGCACTCTGGGCTCCTGTACTCATG GTTTATTTCATGGATGCACAAATTTGGTACGCAGTCTTCTCAACTTTGTACGGTGGTATTATTGGAGCCTTTGATCGTCTAGGAGAG ATACACACTATGAGCATGCTGAGATCACGGTTCCAGTCATTGCCTGGCGCATTCAACACATACTTGGTTCCTTCCCAAAAGAAGCAAGGAAAGAAATTCTCTTTCTCAAAGAAATTTGATGAG ATTTCTGCTAGCAGAAGAAGTGAAGCTGCCAAATTCGCCCAATTATGGAATGAAATTGTTTGCAGTTTTCGTGAGGAAGATCTCATTAGTGATAGGCAAGAACTCAAAGCAAATGTCTTTAGTTGCTCTTACCTGGCTTCTATTACTTTCTCCTTGATCCTTATTTGCTATGCTCATCACTTATTACTAAGTGCTTGCATAATCCAGGGAAATGGACCTTTTGCTGGTTCCTTACTCTTCAGATTCTCGTCTGAAAATAATTCAGTGGCCACCGTTTTTGCTTGCAAGCAAG CTCTGGATATGGCCACTCAATTTCGAGGAAAGGACTCTGATCTTTGGAAGCGCATAAGTGCAGATCAATATATGAAGTGTGCTGTGATCGAATGTTATCAATCTCTTAAACATGTTCTTCATGATTTGGTTGTCGGGGAAAATGAAAAGAG GGTTCGGTTCCACTATGGTCATCCTGATGTTTTTGATAGAATTTTCCATTTCACCCGTGGAGGATTCAGCAAGGCTTCTCGTGGCATCAATTTAAGTGAGGATATATTTGCTG GATTCAACTCAACACTAAGACGTGGAAACGTTACTCATCATGAATATATCCAAGTTGGAAAGGGTAGAGATGTTGGCCTCAATCAAATTTCTCTTTTTGAAGCAAAAGTGGCCTGTGGTAATGGAGAGCAGACACTAAGCAGGGATATATACCGGCTGGGGCATCGATTTGATTTTTTCCGAATGCTATCATTCTATTTTACAACTGTTGGATTTTATGTCAGCTCTATG GCAGTGTCCCTTACAGTTTATGCTTTCCTATATGGAAAACTCTATCTGTCATTGAGTGGATTTGAAAATGCAATAGTTAAACTGGCAAAGAGAAGGGGCGACGATCCACTAAAGGAAGCAATGGCTTCACAAAGTCTTGTTCAGATAGGCCTTCTAATGACTCTGCCCATGGTTATGGAAATAGGACTAGAAAGAGGGTTCAGAACTGCTATAGGTGACCTCATAATAATGCAGCTGCAGCTAGCACCCGTTTTTTTCACTTTCTCACTAGGATCGAAGATGCACTACTTTGGGCGCACTCTGTTGCATGGAGGGGCAAAGTACAGAGCAACTGGGCGTGGTTTTGTAGTTCGTCATGAGAAGTTCGCAGAAAATTACAGAATGTACTCGAGGAGCCACTTTGTAAAAGGGTTAGAGCTTGCTGTCTTGCTTATGTGTTATAAGCTTTATGGATCAGCAGCTCCTGATTCAACTGCATATCTTCTTCTCTCAGGGTCAATGTGGTTTTTGGTTTGTTCTTGGTTGTTTAGTCCTTTCCTTTTCAATCCATCAGGATTTGAGTGGCAGAAGATAGTTGAGGACTGGGATGACTGGACAAAATGGATGAATAGTGGAGGTGGTATTGGTGTTCCTGCTACCAAGAGCTGGGAATCATGGTGGAATGAGGAACAAGAGCATTTGCAATTCACTGGGTTATTGGGGAGGACTTCGGAGGTGATTCTTGCCCTGCGTTTCTTTGTCTATCAGTATGGAATTGTGTATCATCTAAATATAGCTAGAGGTGACAAAAGCATCATG GTTTATGGTCTGTCCTGGCTAGTCATAGTAGCTGTTATGATCATTTTGAAG ATTGTGTCTATGGGTAGGAAGAAGTTCAGTGCTGATTTTCAGCTGATATTTCGTCTCCTCAAACTGCTTTTGTTCATTGGAAGCATTGTCGCTCTAGTCTTGATGTTTACTCTACTTAGTCTCACAGTTCAAGACATTCTTAGGAGCCTCCTAGCTTTTTTACCAACAGGATGGGCACTTATACAG ATATCTCAAGCATGTAGGCCATTGGTGAAGGCAATTGGAATGTGGGGGTCCGTCAAAGCTTTATCAAGAGGGTATGAATACGTGATGGGATTGCTTATCTTCGGACCAGTGGCCATATTAGCTTGGTTCCCGTTTGTTTCAGAATTCCAAACTCGGTTGCTATTCAATCAAGCGTTCAGCCGAGGACTTCAAATCCAGCGTATTCTGGCGGGTGGAAAGAAGCATAAATAA